The following are encoded in a window of Candidatus Aegiribacteria sp. genomic DNA:
- the gatD gene encoding Glu-tRNA(Gln) amidotransferase subunit GatD — MSSDLYKGYSGKSLACLKEFSVGVWSDVDVQSTRGSFSGTILPRSENADEFHIVLKLHNGYNVGLAIDTIESIIELGRTEAHYKIPEKEFPYDPDKKNVKLFGTGGTIASRLDYRTGAVIPAFSPGELYGSVPELADICNLKTEKLFGVFSENMGPEQWIGTAEAIGKEIEGGIDGIVIGHGTDTMHHTAAILSFMVQDSPVPIVMVGSQRSSDRPSSDAAINLINATYTAARSDIAEVMVCMFGPTSDQYCLLHRGTRVRKMHSSYRSTFRTIGDIPLAMVEKDKFIILKDDCRKRRNDRKVRINTSFDDRVSIVYYYPNMKPDIIESLIDNDYKGIIIAGTGLGHVNKPLYPVLKKACDKGIHIYMTVQTLWGYVQMFVYDTGRDMMDLGVIPAANMLPEVAYVKLCWALGQSHDREEVRNIMMTSVAGEITEREAHNGYLILQGGIPEVEEFIKMHKR, encoded by the coding sequence CTGTCTTCTGATTTATACAAGGGTTACAGCGGGAAAAGCCTTGCCTGCCTGAAAGAATTCAGTGTAGGGGTCTGGAGTGATGTGGATGTTCAGTCAACCCGTGGCTCCTTCAGCGGAACAATTCTACCCAGATCCGAAAACGCAGATGAATTTCACATTGTTCTTAAATTGCACAACGGGTATAACGTAGGTCTTGCTATCGATACTATCGAATCGATTATAGAGCTGGGCCGCACAGAAGCACATTATAAAATACCCGAGAAAGAGTTTCCTTACGATCCGGATAAAAAGAATGTCAAGCTTTTTGGAACCGGGGGAACTATCGCTTCAAGGCTTGATTATCGAACGGGCGCAGTAATACCGGCGTTTTCTCCTGGCGAACTTTATGGTTCCGTTCCTGAACTGGCTGATATCTGTAATCTCAAAACAGAAAAGCTCTTTGGTGTTTTCAGTGAAAATATGGGACCGGAACAGTGGATAGGCACAGCTGAAGCGATCGGAAAGGAGATAGAAGGCGGGATAGATGGAATTGTTATCGGGCATGGAACTGATACTATGCATCATACAGCGGCAATACTCTCTTTCATGGTTCAGGATTCTCCGGTTCCGATTGTTATGGTCGGATCACAGAGATCGAGCGACAGGCCATCCAGCGACGCCGCGATAAATCTCATAAATGCTACTTATACCGCCGCGAGAAGCGATATAGCTGAAGTCATGGTTTGCATGTTCGGTCCGACAAGCGATCAGTACTGCCTCCTTCACAGAGGGACCAGGGTACGTAAAATGCACTCATCCTACAGGTCAACGTTTCGCACAATAGGAGACATTCCCCTCGCAATGGTTGAAAAAGACAAGTTCATTATACTGAAGGATGACTGCAGGAAAAGAAGAAACGACAGGAAAGTAAGGATTAATACATCCTTCGATGATCGAGTTTCCATAGTGTACTACTATCCCAACATGAAACCCGATATCATTGAATCACTTATCGATAACGATTACAAGGGTATAATTATTGCGGGAACAGGGCTCGGGCATGTAAATAAACCTCTTTATCCAGTGCTTAAGAAAGCGTGCGACAAAGGTATTCATATTTACATGACAGTTCAGACACTCTGGGGTTACGTTCAGATGTTTGTTTATGACACAGGTCGCGATATGATGGATCTCGGAGTCATACCGGCGGCGAACATGCTTCCTGAAGTTGCCTATGTGAAACTTTGCTGGGCTCTGGGACAGAGTCATGACCGAGAGGAAGTCAGAAATATCATGATGACATCTGTTGCAGGAGAAATCACAGAGAGGGAAGCACATAACGGATATCTTATTCTCCAGGGAGGGATTCCCGAAGTCGAAGAATTTATAAAAATGCATAAAAGATAA
- the raiA gene encoding ribosome-associated translation inhibitor RaiA, with the protein MNIELSGRHFNLTDALKEHVEKKLNSINRFYNGIDDVHVILEVTSGTNHVHIQLRGNHLKLDSKSKSHDIYIAFDDAFDSLERQIRKHKDRKHNHSHRKRQDSNEKISSSTYYIPVEESDFKDGILIDDTVEIPRHETKDAIMEFEIEADEPFVFHNTETGSLSVVYSTHSGRTQVVELIESN; encoded by the coding sequence ATGAACATAGAACTCAGCGGGAGGCATTTTAACCTGACAGACGCTTTAAAAGAGCACGTTGAGAAGAAACTGAATTCAATAAACAGGTTCTATAACGGGATAGATGATGTACATGTGATTCTGGAAGTAACTTCAGGTACAAATCATGTTCATATACAGTTGCGGGGAAATCATCTCAAACTTGATTCAAAATCCAAATCGCATGATATATACATTGCATTCGATGACGCTTTTGATTCTCTTGAACGCCAGATTCGAAAACACAAGGATCGAAAGCACAACCATTCACATAGAAAACGGCAGGATTCAAACGAAAAGATATCTTCATCAACGTACTACATACCAGTTGAGGAATCAGATTTTAAGGATGGAATCCTTATCGATGATACAGTTGAAATACCCCGTCATGAAACAAAAGACGCCATTATGGAATTTGAGATCGAAGCTGATGAGCCTTTTGTCTTTCATAATACCGAGACTGGAAGTCTCAGTGTGGTATACTCGACACATTCCGGCAGAACGCAGGTCGTTGAGCTTATAGAAAGCAACTGA
- the hprK gene encoding HPr(Ser) kinase/phosphatase, with amino-acid sequence MDSIPKPEDLTAARLFELLGEKLSLVAVNGTTGHDSLIESPDVSRPCMALTGFLNKFLHERIQIFGETEITYLDSLSETARKSAIENIFRFPIHCSIVTKNIIPPPLLVELSRNNNCALFRSMRDTTPLIHDLSGFLDLVFAPRTDVYGSLVEVFGAGLLCTGRSAIGKSEAVLGLLERGHRLIADDRVYVRRIGNALFGTGDSRMAHHMEIRGLGFVDVSAFYGIRAVKDRQQIHLEVRLMEWSRDDQEFDRTGLIQKMNRILDLSIPRTTIPVMPGRNLTLLLEVAVMNYLLRSKGRSVPEEIEKNQIETIIRKEQELNSK; translated from the coding sequence ATGGATAGTATACCAAAACCGGAGGATCTGACTGCAGCAAGACTTTTTGAGCTCCTTGGAGAAAAACTCAGTCTTGTTGCTGTCAACGGGACAACAGGCCATGATTCACTGATTGAATCTCCCGATGTCAGCCGACCCTGTATGGCTCTCACCGGTTTCCTGAACAAATTCCTTCATGAACGAATACAGATATTCGGAGAAACTGAGATAACCTACCTTGACTCACTCTCAGAAACAGCGCGAAAATCTGCCATTGAGAACATATTTCGATTTCCGATACATTGTTCTATCGTAACAAAAAACATCATCCCACCTCCTTTACTTGTGGAATTGTCCAGAAATAATAACTGCGCACTATTCAGATCAATGAGAGATACGACGCCTCTTATCCACGATCTGTCGGGCTTTCTTGATCTCGTATTTGCTCCAAGAACTGATGTTTACGGAAGCCTTGTTGAGGTTTTTGGAGCCGGACTGCTTTGTACAGGACGAAGTGCAATAGGGAAGAGTGAGGCAGTTCTCGGACTTCTGGAACGCGGACACAGACTGATAGCTGATGACAGGGTATATGTCAGGCGAATCGGTAATGCTCTTTTTGGAACCGGTGATTCAAGAATGGCTCACCATATGGAAATCAGAGGGCTTGGATTTGTGGATGTTTCCGCCTTCTATGGCATTCGCGCAGTTAAGGATAGACAACAGATTCATCTTGAAGTGAGACTGATGGAATGGTCAAGAGATGACCAGGAATTTGACAGAACCGGTCTTATTCAGAAGATGAACAGGATCCTGGATCTGTCGATACCCAGAACTACTATTCCGGTGATGCCTGGAAGGAATCTCACACTTCTTCTTGAGGTGGCTGTAATGAATTACCTTCTTAGAAGCAAAGGTAGAAGCGTTCCTGAAGAAATTGAAAAGAATCAAATTGAAACAATTATCAGAAAAGAACAAGAACTGAATAGTAAGTAA
- a CDS encoding HPr family phosphocarrier protein: MKAENAEVINKLGIHARPAAQIVKKASNFDSHITLTVERDTVNAKSIMGVMTLAACRGSTIEVRADGADEIEAVEALIILINDGFGEE; the protein is encoded by the coding sequence TTGAAAGCTGAAAACGCTGAAGTAATTAACAAGCTTGGAATTCATGCCCGGCCTGCTGCACAGATTGTAAAGAAAGCATCGAATTTCGACAGTCATATTACTTTAACTGTTGAACGTGATACGGTTAATGCAAAAAGCATAATGGGGGTTATGACTCTTGCTGCATGTCGTGGAAGCACCATAGAAGTGAGAGCGGATGGGGCAGATGAAATAGAAGCCGTCGAAGCTCTCATAATACTAATTAACGATGGTTTCGGAGAGGAATGA
- the ptsP gene encoding phosphoenolpyruvate--protein phosphotransferase has product MVSERNEKLSIRLTGTAASPGISIGPVFLLNVEEIRVKKYVLKDKTEVDRELIRFREALLHSRVELEEISGQVSDIIEGKQLMEVHILLLDDPAIHKEVENRIREELVSAEYAVSQVLYDILERFNSIEDPYLRSRSVDVRDVGRRVIANLLGTEKEVLANLDHPVVLVSSDLDPSQTAGLTRKQLLGIVTDLGGSTSHTAILSRSMGIPSVVALKDVAEYAHPGQTVIVDGVHGVVILDPDEDELEYYTELKNRYNMAEAEIALNAENETVTEDGKKIELSANIEFSQEADQVKRFGGKGIGLFRTEFIRLLSPEIEDDEEIHFRAYKHVLKAVSPEPVIIRTFDLGGDKFLESIPTKERNPFLGWRGIRICLDRPLKFQSQLRAVLRAARFGNAWLMLPMITSQDQVLQVKVMLEQIAAELDASKTPHGSIPSLGIMVETPAAALAIDFLIPHIDFVSIGSNDLTQYTLAVDRGSPYVSDLFDSLHPSVLRQIEHVARKCREADIWVGICGQMASSPLAIPLLLGFGIDELSVSLTLIPDVKKMISVINMKEAEALARKTLMMESGNEIRKYVLEYVESRYPEIILDEIHRDNNDRRN; this is encoded by the coding sequence ATGGTTTCGGAGAGGAATGAAAAGCTGAGCATTCGACTGACTGGAACAGCAGCATCACCCGGAATATCAATTGGCCCTGTATTTCTGCTGAATGTGGAAGAAATCAGGGTTAAGAAATATGTCCTGAAAGACAAAACAGAGGTGGATCGGGAATTGATACGTTTCCGGGAAGCTCTTCTGCACTCACGCGTGGAACTTGAGGAAATCTCCGGCCAGGTCAGCGATATTATTGAGGGGAAACAACTCATGGAAGTGCATATTCTCCTTCTTGACGATCCCGCCATCCATAAAGAAGTAGAGAATAGAATAAGAGAAGAACTTGTAAGCGCAGAATATGCTGTAAGTCAGGTTTTGTATGATATCCTCGAACGTTTTAATTCGATTGAGGATCCTTACCTGCGAAGCAGATCGGTAGATGTCCGCGATGTAGGCAGACGTGTGATTGCAAACCTTCTGGGAACTGAGAAAGAGGTTCTCGCGAATTTAGACCACCCCGTAGTGCTCGTATCGAGTGATCTGGATCCTTCTCAGACCGCGGGTCTGACGAGAAAACAACTCCTCGGGATTGTAACCGATCTTGGTGGTTCAACCTCACATACGGCAATACTGTCAAGAAGCATGGGAATACCTTCCGTTGTAGCCCTGAAGGATGTAGCTGAGTACGCTCATCCTGGTCAAACGGTAATTGTTGATGGAGTGCACGGTGTTGTCATACTTGATCCTGACGAGGACGAACTGGAATATTATACAGAGCTGAAAAATCGTTACAACATGGCGGAAGCAGAGATTGCGCTAAACGCTGAAAACGAGACAGTTACGGAAGATGGAAAGAAAATTGAACTTTCCGCGAATATAGAGTTCTCTCAGGAAGCTGATCAGGTAAAACGTTTTGGGGGAAAGGGAATCGGACTCTTCAGAACAGAATTCATTAGACTTCTTTCACCTGAAATCGAAGATGATGAAGAAATCCATTTCAGAGCGTATAAACATGTTCTGAAAGCAGTTTCTCCGGAACCTGTTATAATCAGGACTTTTGATCTGGGTGGAGACAAATTTTTGGAATCCATCCCCACCAAAGAGCGAAATCCTTTTCTCGGATGGAGAGGCATAAGAATCTGCCTTGACCGACCTTTAAAATTTCAGAGCCAGTTAAGAGCAGTTCTAAGAGCTGCAAGATTCGGCAATGCGTGGTTGATGCTGCCGATGATCACATCGCAGGATCAGGTTTTGCAGGTAAAAGTTATGCTTGAACAAATAGCAGCAGAACTGGATGCATCCAAGACACCTCATGGTTCAATTCCTTCACTCGGAATTATGGTGGAAACGCCTGCTGCCGCGCTGGCTATTGATTTCCTGATCCCTCATATTGATTTTGTCTCAATAGGGTCAAATGACCTTACACAGTACACTCTTGCAGTTGATAGAGGCAGTCCTTACGTGTCAGACCTTTTCGATTCGCTTCATCCCTCGGTTCTGAGACAGATAGAACATGTAGCAAGGAAATGCAGGGAAGCTGATATCTGGGTCGGAATATGCGGACAGATGGCAAGCAGCCCGCTGGCTATACCACTACTTCTTGGATTCGGGATTGATGAACTCAGTGTATCCCTGACACTGATTCCGGATGTCAAAAAGATGATAAGTGTTATTAATATGAAAGAAGCAGAAGCACTTGCACGAAAGACTCTGATGATGGAGTCAGGAAATGAAATAAGGAAATACGTACTTGAGTACGTCGAATCAAGGTATCCTGAAATAATTCTGGATGAGATTCACCGTGATAATAATGATCGGAGAAACTGA